The Pseudomonas kermanshahensis genome includes a window with the following:
- the nhaB gene encoding sodium/proton antiporter NhaB codes for MPRSLPGALAHNFLGQSPLWYKAVIGLFLVLNPLLLLTAGPVTAGWVLVIEFIFTLGMALKCYPLMPGGLLLVEALLLEMTTPQALYEELLHNFPVILLLMFMVAGIHFMKELLLFLFSRILLGVRSKAALSLLFCVLSAFLSAFLDALTVTAVIISAAVGFYAVFHRVASGANPREESALDSDQQIPQLHREDLDQFRAFLRSLLMHGAVGTALGGVCTLVGEPQNLLIGHEMGWHFADFFLKVAPVSLPVLGAGLLTCVALEKLRLFGYGTLMPERVRQVLAAYAAEDDAARTPAQRAALWVQGSAALILIICLGLHIAEVGLIGLLVIVLITAFTGITDEHRLGRAFQDAMPFTALLVVFFAVVAVIHQQQLFSPLIAWVLALPAEQQPGMLYLANGLLSAISDNVFVATIYITEVKQAFMNGGMSREHFETLAVAINTGTNLPSVATPNGQAAFLFLLTSAIAPLIRLSYGRMVWMALPYTVVMGGLGWWAVTYWL; via the coding sequence ATGCCCCGCTCCCTGCCCGGTGCGCTCGCCCACAACTTCCTGGGCCAGTCACCGCTTTGGTATAAGGCTGTCATCGGCCTGTTCCTGGTGCTCAACCCCTTGCTGTTGCTGACTGCGGGCCCGGTCACGGCGGGCTGGGTGCTGGTGATCGAATTCATCTTCACCCTGGGCATGGCGCTCAAGTGCTACCCGTTGATGCCTGGCGGCTTGTTGCTGGTCGAAGCACTGCTGCTCGAGATGACCACCCCACAGGCCCTGTACGAAGAGCTGCTGCACAACTTCCCGGTGATCCTGCTGCTGATGTTCATGGTCGCCGGCATTCACTTCATGAAAGAGCTGCTGCTGTTCCTGTTCTCGCGGATCTTGCTCGGTGTGCGCTCGAAGGCGGCCCTGTCGCTGCTGTTCTGCGTGCTGTCAGCGTTCCTCTCGGCCTTTCTCGATGCGCTGACAGTCACGGCGGTGATCATCAGCGCTGCCGTGGGCTTCTACGCGGTCTTTCACCGCGTTGCTTCGGGTGCCAACCCGCGTGAAGAAAGCGCGCTCGACAGCGACCAGCAGATCCCGCAACTGCACCGTGAAGACCTCGACCAGTTCCGCGCCTTCCTGCGCAGCCTGTTGATGCACGGTGCGGTGGGCACTGCATTGGGCGGCGTGTGCACGCTGGTGGGCGAACCGCAAAACCTGCTGATAGGCCATGAAATGGGCTGGCACTTCGCCGACTTCTTCCTCAAGGTCGCCCCGGTGTCGTTGCCGGTGCTCGGCGCCGGGCTGTTGACCTGCGTAGCGCTGGAAAAACTACGCCTGTTCGGCTACGGCACACTGATGCCTGAACGCGTGCGCCAGGTGCTGGCTGCCTACGCCGCCGAAGATGACGCCGCCCGTACGCCGGCACAGCGCGCCGCGCTGTGGGTACAAGGCAGCGCCGCGCTGATCCTGATCATCTGCCTGGGCCTGCACATTGCCGAAGTGGGCCTGATCGGCCTGCTGGTAATCGTGTTGATCACTGCGTTCACCGGCATCACCGACGAACACCGCCTGGGCCGCGCCTTCCAGGATGCCATGCCGTTCACCGCGCTGTTGGTGGTGTTCTTCGCCGTGGTCGCGGTGATCCATCAGCAGCAGTTGTTCAGCCCGCTGATCGCCTGGGTACTGGCGCTGCCCGCCGAACAACAACCGGGCATGCTGTACCTGGCCAACGGTTTGCTGTCGGCGATCAGCGACAACGTGTTCGTCGCCACTATCTACATTACCGAGGTCAAGCAGGCCTTCATGAACGGTGGCATGAGCCGCGAGCATTTCGAGACGCTGGCGGTGGCGATCAATACCGGCACCAACTTGCCGAGCGTGGCAACGCCGAATGGGCAAGCGGCGTTCCTGTTCCTGCTGACCTCGGCGATTGCACCGCTGATCCGCCTGTCGTACGGGCGCATGGTGTGGATGGCGTTGCCCTATACCGTGGTCATGGGTGGGCTGGGCTGGTGGGCGGTGACTTACTGGCTGTAA
- the nudC gene encoding NAD(+) diphosphatase produces MSARWTTAVLDPQITGGLAVARSPEGFLVDDNGALFPREWLKRQDLDVLCEHGIGHFDGEPVFLLALRGATDLPGCSWRGLRAFMLEGDFDLYKVLGYAAQIGTWAREHRFCGSCGQAMTQIRWERAMYCQPCDLRSYPRISPSMIVLVTRGDEILLARSPRFVTGVYSTLAGFAEPGESAEDCLVREVREEVAVEVQNIRYVGSQCWPFPHSMMLGFHAEYAGGEIVMQPDEIEDAQWFSVHDLPPLPAGRSIARYLIDLYVAERLGLPEPVLPR; encoded by the coding sequence ATGTCAGCACGCTGGACTACCGCAGTACTCGACCCGCAGATCACCGGGGGCTTGGCCGTCGCCCGCAGCCCGGAAGGGTTCCTGGTGGACGACAACGGCGCGCTGTTCCCCCGCGAATGGCTCAAGCGCCAGGACCTGGACGTGCTGTGCGAGCATGGCATCGGTCACTTCGATGGCGAGCCGGTGTTCCTGCTTGCACTGCGCGGCGCCACCGACCTGCCAGGTTGCAGCTGGCGTGGCCTGCGCGCGTTCATGCTCGAAGGCGACTTCGACCTGTACAAGGTGCTGGGTTATGCCGCGCAGATTGGTACCTGGGCCCGCGAGCACCGTTTTTGCGGTAGCTGCGGTCAGGCGATGACGCAAATCCGTTGGGAGCGGGCGATGTACTGCCAGCCCTGCGACCTGCGCAGCTACCCGCGCATTTCGCCGAGCATGATCGTGCTGGTCACCCGCGGTGACGAGATTCTGCTGGCGCGCTCGCCGCGTTTCGTCACCGGTGTCTACAGCACCTTGGCGGGTTTTGCCGAGCCCGGCGAGTCGGCCGAGGATTGCCTGGTGCGCGAAGTGCGTGAAGAGGTAGCGGTCGAGGTGCAGAACATCCGTTACGTCGGCAGCCAGTGCTGGCCGTTCCCGCATTCGATGATGCTGGGGTTCCATGCCGAGTACGCGGGCGGCGAGATCGTCATGCAGCCCGACGAGATCGAGGATGCCCAGTGGTTCAGCGTGCATGACCTGCCGCCGCTGCCGGCCGGGCGTTCCATCGCCCGGTACCTGATCGATTTGTACGTGGCTGAACGCTTAGGCCTGCCCGAACCAGTGCTGCCACGCTAG
- a CDS encoding NCS1 family nucleobase:cation symporter-1, whose product MQQSRSQVIEQDGLFELEAGTDVLDSSRYNHDIAPTKVHQRTWNKWHITALWVGMSICVPTYTLGGVLTAYFGLSVGEALLAILLANLIVLIPLTLNAFPGTKYGIPFPVLLRSSFGILGSNVPCLIRAVVACGWFGIQTMFGGLAIHLFLGSMFDGWKALEGTGEVIGFMIFWALNLWVVLRGAESIKWLETLSAPLLVAVGVGLLFWALPHMSMTELLAQPPKRPEGVSVVSYFCAGLTAMVGFWATLSLNIPDFSRYAKSQKDQILGQIFGLPLTMFLFAALGVVLTAASASLVGETVSDPVSLIGKIQSPGWVALAMALIVIATLSTNTAANIVSPTNDFQNIAPRLIGRSRAVWLTGFIGLALMGHELLKKLGWIVSDLSLESVYSNWLLGYSSLLGPIAGIMVVDYFLIRRQRLDLAGLYRDDVYPAWNWAGFAAFGVPVALTVMSIGNSSFSWFYDYGWFTGSLLGGALYYVLGGLAARSPARLAKPLP is encoded by the coding sequence ATGCAACAGAGCAGATCGCAAGTGATCGAGCAGGATGGCCTGTTCGAGCTGGAGGCAGGCACTGACGTGCTCGACAGCTCGCGCTACAACCACGACATCGCACCCACCAAGGTGCACCAACGCACCTGGAACAAATGGCACATCACCGCCCTGTGGGTGGGTATGTCCATCTGCGTGCCCACCTACACCCTCGGCGGCGTGCTCACGGCCTACTTTGGCCTGAGCGTGGGCGAGGCGCTGCTGGCCATTCTGCTGGCCAACCTCATCGTGCTGATCCCGCTGACCCTCAACGCGTTCCCTGGCACCAAGTACGGCATCCCGTTTCCGGTGCTGTTGCGTTCCTCGTTTGGCATCCTCGGCTCGAACGTGCCGTGCTTGATTCGCGCGGTGGTCGCTTGCGGCTGGTTCGGCATCCAGACGATGTTCGGCGGCCTGGCCATTCACCTGTTCCTCGGCTCGATGTTCGATGGCTGGAAGGCTCTGGAGGGCACCGGGGAGGTGATCGGCTTCATGATTTTCTGGGCGCTTAACTTGTGGGTGGTGTTGCGCGGGGCGGAGTCGATCAAATGGCTCGAAACGCTTTCGGCGCCGTTGCTGGTGGCGGTGGGCGTGGGCCTGCTGTTCTGGGCACTGCCGCACATGTCGATGACCGAGTTGCTGGCGCAGCCGCCCAAGCGGCCAGAGGGCGTCAGCGTGGTCAGCTACTTCTGTGCCGGGCTCACCGCCATGGTCGGTTTCTGGGCCACGCTCTCGCTGAACATTCCCGACTTCAGCCGGTACGCCAAAAGCCAGAAGGACCAGATACTGGGGCAGATCTTCGGCCTGCCGCTGACCATGTTCCTGTTCGCGGCATTGGGTGTGGTGCTGACCGCAGCGTCCGCGTCGCTGGTGGGTGAAACGGTGTCTGACCCGGTCAGCCTGATCGGCAAGATCCAAAGCCCGGGCTGGGTGGCGCTGGCCATGGCGTTGATCGTGATCGCCACGTTGTCGACCAACACGGCGGCGAACATCGTCTCGCCCACCAACGACTTCCAGAACATCGCGCCACGCCTGATCGGGCGAAGCCGCGCGGTGTGGCTGACCGGGTTTATCGGCTTGGCGCTGATGGGCCATGAACTGCTCAAGAAGCTGGGCTGGATCGTCTCGGACCTGAGCCTGGAAAGCGTTTATTCGAACTGGTTGCTGGGTTACTCGAGCCTGCTCGGGCCGATTGCCGGAATCATGGTGGTGGACTATTTCCTGATCCGTCGCCAGCGCCTGGACTTGGCCGGGTTGTACCGCGATGACGTGTATCCGGCCTGGAACTGGGCTGGGTTTGCCGCCTTCGGCGTCCCGGTGGCGCTGACCGTGATGTCGATCGGCAACAGCAGCTTCAGCTGGTTCTACGACTATGGCTGGTTCACCGGCTCGCTGCTGGGTGGGGCGTTGTACTACGTCCTGGGTGGCTTGGCGGCGCGCAGCCCGGCGCGGTTGGCCAAGCCGTTGCCGTGA
- a CDS encoding FAD-dependent oxidoreductase — protein MIDALNHLPRPRAGADQLAERFGDLAPPLTARQAAVESARCLYCYDAPCVNACPSEIDIPSFIHRISDENLQGAAERILSANILGGSCARVCPTEILCQQACVRNNAQECAPVLIGQLQRYALDNAHFTEHPFTRSPATGKRIAVVGAGPAGLSCAHRLAMHGHDVVVFEACEKAGGLNEYGIARYKLVDDYAQREVEFLLGIGGIEIRHGQRLGDNLGLGELRDQYDAVFLGLGLNAVRQLGLADEEAPGVLAATQYIRELRQADDLSQLPLADRCLVIGAGNTAIDMAVQMSRLGAHDVNLVYRRGHADMGATDHEQDIAKANQVRLHTWARPEAVLLDDAGQVRGMRFARTELADGRLRDTGETFELAADAIFKAIGQRFDDASLADPVAAQLAREGERIRVDAHMRTSLAGVYAGGDCTALGQDLTVQAVQHGKLAAEAIHAQLMLNVEAA, from the coding sequence GTGATCGATGCCCTGAACCACTTGCCGCGCCCCCGGGCCGGCGCCGACCAGCTGGCCGAGCGCTTCGGCGATCTCGCCCCTCCCCTCACCGCCCGCCAGGCCGCCGTGGAGAGCGCACGCTGCCTGTATTGCTACGACGCGCCCTGCGTCAATGCGTGCCCCAGCGAAATCGACATTCCCTCGTTCATCCACCGCATCAGTGACGAGAACCTGCAAGGCGCCGCCGAACGCATTCTCTCGGCCAATATTCTCGGCGGCAGTTGCGCCCGTGTCTGCCCGACCGAGATCCTCTGCCAACAGGCCTGCGTACGCAACAACGCCCAAGAATGCGCACCGGTGCTGATCGGCCAGTTGCAACGCTATGCGCTGGACAACGCGCACTTCACCGAGCACCCCTTCACCCGCTCCCCCGCTACCGGCAAGCGCATCGCCGTGGTCGGCGCCGGCCCTGCGGGGTTGTCCTGCGCGCATCGCCTGGCCATGCATGGGCATGACGTGGTGGTGTTCGAAGCCTGCGAAAAAGCAGGTGGCCTCAACGAATACGGTATCGCCCGCTACAAACTGGTAGACGACTACGCCCAGCGCGAAGTGGAATTCCTGCTGGGCATCGGTGGCATCGAAATCCGCCACGGCCAACGCCTGGGGGACAACCTTGGCCTGGGCGAGCTGCGCGATCAATACGACGCGGTGTTCCTGGGCCTGGGCCTGAATGCGGTGCGCCAGCTCGGCTTGGCCGATGAAGAGGCACCTGGGGTGCTCGCCGCCACGCAGTACATCCGCGAACTGCGCCAGGCCGATGACCTGAGCCAACTGCCGCTGGCCGACCGCTGCCTGGTGATTGGCGCCGGCAACACCGCCATCGACATGGCCGTGCAGATGAGCCGCCTGGGCGCCCATGACGTCAACCTGGTGTACCGCCGCGGCCACGCCGACATGGGCGCCACCGATCACGAGCAAGACATCGCCAAGGCCAACCAAGTGCGCCTGCACACCTGGGCGCGCCCCGAGGCGGTACTGCTGGACGATGCCGGCCAGGTGCGCGGCATGCGCTTCGCCCGCACCGAGCTTGCCGACGGGCGCCTGCGCGACACCGGCGAAACCTTCGAGCTGGCCGCCGATGCGATCTTCAAGGCCATCGGCCAACGCTTCGATGACGCCAGCCTCGCCGACCCCGTGGCGGCGCAGCTGGCCCGCGAGGGTGAACGCATCCGCGTCGATGCGCACATGCGCACCAGCCTGGCGGGCGTCTACGCGGGCGGCGACTGTACCGCATTGGGCCAGGACCTCACCGTCCAGGCTGTGCAGCACGGCAAGCTGGCCGCTGAAGCCATCCATGCCCAACTCATGCTCAACGTGGAGGCAGCGTAA
- a CDS encoding NUDIX hydrolase — protein sequence MLEPRIRSLALCVFHHQGKILVNVFDDPVTQQTLCRPLGGGIEFGERGRDAIAREIEEELGQSISDVRLLGTLESLFHYADTPGHEIVQVFDARFDDASLYQQTWVEGRESDGSPFRARWCDSADFDRIGPLVPQGLQALLRDLSLLG from the coding sequence TTGCTCGAACCGCGCATTCGCTCGCTGGCGCTGTGCGTTTTCCATCACCAAGGGAAGATTCTGGTCAACGTCTTCGACGACCCGGTGACGCAGCAGACGCTGTGCCGCCCACTCGGGGGTGGCATCGAGTTTGGTGAGCGGGGCCGTGACGCCATCGCCCGGGAAATCGAAGAAGAATTGGGGCAGTCGATCAGCGATGTGCGGTTGCTCGGCACGCTGGAGAGCTTGTTCCACTATGCCGATACGCCGGGGCATGAGATTGTGCAGGTATTCGATGCACGCTTCGACGACGCCAGCCTTTACCAGCAGACCTGGGTAGAAGGCCGCGAGTCCGACGGCAGCCCCTTCCGCGCCCGGTGGTGCGACAGCGCCGACTTCGACCGCATCGGCCCGCTTGTGCCGCAGGGCCTGCAAGCGTTGTTGCGCGACCTGTCGCTGCTGGGCTGA
- the hydA gene encoding dihydropyrimidinase: MSLLIRGATVITHEERYTADVLCVDGLIAAIGANLEPPTDCEILDGSGQYLMPGGIDPHTHMQLPFMGTVASEDFFSGTAAGLAGGTTSIIDFVIPNPQQSLLEAFHTWRGWAQKSACDYGFHVAITWWSEQVAEEMGELVANHGVNSFKHFMAYKNAIMAADDTLVASFERCLQLGAVPTVHAENGELVYHLQNKLLAQGLTGPEAHPLSRPSQVEGEAASRAIRIAETIGTPLYVVHISSREALDEITYARAKGQPVYGEVLPGHLLLDDSVYRNPDWATAAGYVMSPPFRPREHQEALWRGLQSGNLHTTATDHCCFCAEQKAMGRDDFSRIPNGTAGIEDRMAVLWDAGVNSGRLSMQEFVALTSTNTAKIFNLFPRKGAIRVGADADLVLWDPQGTRTISAQTHHQRVDFNIFEGRTVRGIPSHTISQGRVLWADGDLRAEPGAGRYVERPAYPSVYEVLGRRAEQQRPTPVQR; the protein is encoded by the coding sequence ATGTCCCTGTTGATCCGTGGTGCCACCGTGATCACCCACGAAGAGCGTTACACCGCCGATGTCCTGTGTGTCGATGGCCTGATAGCGGCCATAGGCGCAAACCTCGAACCGCCCACCGACTGCGAAATCCTCGACGGCAGTGGCCAGTACCTGATGCCCGGCGGCATCGACCCGCACACCCACATGCAACTGCCCTTCATGGGCACCGTGGCCAGCGAAGACTTCTTCAGCGGCACCGCTGCCGGCCTGGCCGGTGGTACCACCTCCATCATCGACTTCGTCATCCCCAACCCGCAGCAGTCATTGCTGGAAGCCTTTCACACCTGGCGTGGCTGGGCGCAAAAGAGTGCCTGCGACTACGGCTTCCACGTCGCCATCACCTGGTGGAGCGAGCAGGTCGCAGAAGAGATGGGCGAGCTGGTGGCCAACCACGGGGTGAACAGCTTCAAGCACTTCATGGCGTACAAGAACGCCATCATGGCGGCCGACGATACCTTGGTCGCCAGCTTCGAGCGCTGCCTGCAACTGGGCGCGGTGCCTACCGTGCATGCCGAGAACGGCGAGCTGGTCTACCACCTGCAGAACAAGCTGCTGGCCCAAGGCCTGACCGGGCCAGAGGCACACCCGCTGTCGCGCCCTTCGCAGGTCGAAGGCGAGGCGGCCAGCCGTGCTATCCGTATTGCCGAAACCATCGGTACGCCGCTGTATGTGGTGCACATCTCGAGCCGCGAAGCCCTGGACGAGATCACCTACGCTCGGGCCAAAGGCCAGCCGGTGTATGGTGAAGTACTGCCAGGCCACCTGCTGCTCGACGACAGCGTCTACCGCAATCCGGATTGGGCCACGGCCGCAGGCTATGTAATGAGCCCGCCCTTCCGCCCGCGGGAACACCAGGAAGCCCTGTGGCGCGGCCTGCAGTCGGGTAACCTGCACACCACCGCCACCGACCACTGCTGCTTCTGCGCCGAACAAAAGGCCATGGGCCGCGATGACTTCAGCCGCATCCCCAATGGCACCGCCGGCATCGAAGACCGCATGGCGGTGCTGTGGGATGCCGGAGTCAACAGTGGGCGCTTGTCAATGCAGGAATTCGTCGCGCTGACCTCCACCAACACGGCCAAGATCTTCAACCTGTTCCCGCGCAAGGGCGCGATACGCGTCGGTGCCGACGCTGACCTGGTGCTGTGGGACCCACAGGGCACGCGGACGATTTCGGCGCAAACCCACCACCAGCGCGTGGACTTCAACATTTTCGAAGGCCGCACCGTTCGCGGCATCCCCAGCCACACCATCAGCCAGGGCCGTGTGCTGTGGGCCGATGGCGACTTGCGCGCCGAACCTGGCGCCGGTCGTTACGTGGAGCGCCCGGCCTACCCCTCGGTGTACGAGGTGTTAGGCCGCCGCGCCGAGCAACAGCGCCCGACACCCGTTCAGCGCTGA
- a CDS encoding lipocalin family protein: MAMRTALMLSCMTLALVGCAGSNDEHRTPPTTQQVDLQRYQGTWYELARLPMFFQRNCVQSEARYGLREDGRIDVNNRCKEKDGQWNEAKGIAEAQQPGKTDKLWVQFDNWFSRLAPGLTKGEYWVLYHDKDYRVALVGHPNREYLWLLSRTPAITDQEREELLSIARKQGYDTSKLIWRQEG, translated from the coding sequence ATGGCGATGCGCACGGCACTGATGCTTTCCTGCATGACCCTTGCCCTGGTCGGCTGCGCGGGTTCGAACGATGAACACCGCACGCCGCCGACCACCCAGCAGGTCGACCTGCAACGCTACCAGGGCACCTGGTATGAGCTGGCGCGCCTGCCAATGTTCTTTCAGCGCAACTGCGTGCAATCCGAAGCGCGTTACGGCTTGCGTGAGGACGGGCGCATCGACGTCAACAACCGCTGCAAGGAAAAGGACGGCCAGTGGAACGAGGCCAAGGGCATCGCCGAAGCCCAGCAACCGGGCAAGACCGACAAGCTCTGGGTGCAGTTCGACAATTGGTTCAGCCGGCTGGCTCCAGGCCTGACCAAGGGTGAGTACTGGGTGCTTTACCACGACAAGGACTACCGCGTGGCCCTGGTCGGGCACCCGAACCGCGAGTACCTATGGTTGCTCTCACGCACGCCGGCAATCACCGACCAGGAACGCGAGGAACTGCTGTCGATTGCCCGCAAGCAAGGCTACGACACCAGCAAGCTGATCTGGCGCCAGGAGGGCTAG
- a CDS encoding ribonuclease Z encodes MDLLFLGTSAGVPTKARNVSATAVIEASGSHWYLIDCGEGTQHRLLQTPLSIRDLRGIFITHVHGDHCFGLPGLLASAGMSGRTQPLDIILPAALHDWVRLGLTASDTYLPFEVRLLAVESLTDWRSETLQVSTVQLSHRVPSVGFVFTELNPEPRLDVQRLDAEGIPRGPLWGDLAKGLSVEYEGRTLHGQDYLRASRPARRVIVCGDNDSPELLAEAAKGADVMVHEATFTQAVVERTGATFGHSTAAQVARFAEAAGVRNLVLTHFSARYQGDPRRSPCIDDVRVEALTHYSGHLTLAQDLQRYHIGRDGCLVVVG; translated from the coding sequence ATGGACCTGCTGTTTCTAGGCACCAGTGCCGGGGTGCCGACCAAGGCCCGCAACGTCAGTGCCACGGCCGTCATCGAGGCCAGCGGCAGCCACTGGTACCTGATCGATTGCGGCGAAGGCACGCAGCATCGGCTGCTGCAGACGCCGCTGTCGATACGCGACCTGCGCGGCATCTTCATCACCCACGTACACGGCGACCATTGCTTCGGCCTGCCCGGCCTGCTGGCCAGCGCCGGGATGAGCGGGCGTACCCAGCCGCTGGATATCATCCTGCCCGCCGCCCTGCATGACTGGGTGCGCCTGGGCTTGACCGCCAGCGACACTTACCTGCCTTTCGAGGTGCGCCTGCTGGCCGTTGAAAGCCTGACTGACTGGCGTAGCGAGACGCTGCAGGTCAGTACCGTGCAGCTGTCGCACCGGGTGCCGAGCGTGGGCTTCGTGTTCACCGAGCTCAACCCTGAGCCGCGCCTGGACGTGCAGCGCCTGGATGCCGAAGGCATTCCACGCGGGCCGTTGTGGGGCGACCTGGCCAAAGGGCTGTCGGTCGAGTATGAGGGGCGGACCCTGCACGGCCAAGACTACCTGCGCGCATCGCGGCCGGCGCGACGGGTGATCGTGTGCGGTGACAACGACAGCCCCGAGCTGTTGGCGGAGGCGGCCAAGGGCGCGGATGTGATGGTGCACGAAGCGACCTTTACCCAGGCGGTCGTCGAGCGCACGGGGGCTACGTTCGGCCACAGCACAGCGGCGCAAGTGGCACGGTTTGCCGAGGCGGCGGGTGTGCGCAACCTGGTGCTCACGCATTTCAGCGCACGCTACCAGGGCGATCCGCGGCGCAGCCCGTGCATCGACGATGTACGTGTGGAGGCCCTGACGCATTACAGCGGGCATCTGACCTTGGCGCAGGACCTGCAGCGGTATCATATTGGGCGGGATGGGTGTCTTGTGGTGGTGGGGTAG
- a CDS encoding Zn-dependent hydrolase, which translates to MTPVHDILKTTARHVDSARLWQSLMDLARLGATAKGGVCRLALTDLDRQARDLFVEWCEAAGCTVSVDAVGNIFARRPGRNPKLPPVMTGSHIDTQPTGGKFDGCYGVMAGLEVIRTLNDLGVETEAPLEVVVWTNEEGSRFAPCMMGSGVFAGKFTLEETLAKRDAQGVSVGEALDAIGYAGQRAVLGHPVGAYFEAHIEQGPILEDQAKTIGVVLGALGQKWFDLTLRGVEAHAGPTPMHLRKDALVGAAAVVEAVNRTALGHQPHACGTVGCLQAYPGSRNVIPGEVRMTLDFRHLEGEQLDAMIAEVRGVIESTCAKHGLAHELIPTADFPALYFDKACVDAVRDSAGALGLPHMDIVSGAGHDAIFLAELGPAGMIFVPCENGISHNEIENATPEDLAAGCAVLLRAMLAASEAIASGRLAA; encoded by the coding sequence ATGACTCCAGTCCACGATATCCTCAAGACCACCGCCCGCCATGTTGACAGCGCACGCCTGTGGCAATCGCTGATGGACCTTGCCCGCCTCGGCGCCACGGCCAAAGGCGGTGTCTGCCGGCTGGCGCTGACCGACCTTGACCGCCAGGCCCGCGACCTCTTCGTCGAGTGGTGCGAGGCAGCCGGTTGCACCGTGAGTGTCGATGCGGTCGGCAATATTTTCGCCCGCCGCCCGGGGCGCAACCCCAAGCTGCCACCGGTGATGACCGGCAGCCATATCGATACCCAGCCCACCGGCGGCAAGTTTGATGGCTGTTATGGGGTGATGGCCGGGCTGGAGGTGATCCGCACCCTCAACGACCTCGGCGTTGAAACCGAAGCGCCGTTGGAAGTGGTGGTGTGGACCAACGAGGAGGGCTCGCGCTTTGCCCCCTGCATGATGGGCTCTGGGGTGTTCGCCGGTAAGTTCACGCTGGAAGAGACGCTGGCCAAGCGTGATGCACAGGGGGTGAGTGTTGGCGAGGCGCTCGATGCGATCGGTTACGCCGGCCAGCGCGCGGTACTCGGCCACCCGGTGGGGGCTTATTTTGAAGCGCATATCGAGCAGGGGCCGATCCTTGAAGACCAGGCCAAGACCATCGGCGTGGTGTTGGGTGCGCTGGGCCAGAAGTGGTTCGACCTGACCCTGCGCGGGGTCGAAGCCCATGCCGGCCCAACGCCCATGCACTTGCGCAAGGATGCCTTGGTGGGCGCTGCCGCCGTGGTCGAGGCAGTCAACCGTACGGCCCTTGGGCACCAGCCACATGCCTGTGGCACGGTGGGTTGCCTGCAGGCCTACCCAGGGTCACGCAACGTGATCCCGGGTGAGGTGCGCATGACCCTGGACTTCCGTCACCTTGAAGGCGAGCAACTGGACGCGATGATTGCCGAGGTGCGTGGGGTGATCGAGAGCACCTGCGCCAAGCATGGCCTGGCGCATGAGCTGATCCCTACGGCGGATTTCCCGGCCCTGTATTTCGACAAGGCCTGCGTCGATGCCGTGCGCGATTCGGCAGGTGCGCTGGGCCTGCCGCACATGGATATCGTCAGTGGAGCCGGGCATGACGCGATCTTCCTGGCCGAATTGGGGCCAGCAGGGATGATCTTCGTGCCTTGCGAGAATGGCATCAGCCACAACGAAATCGAGAACGCCACGCCGGAGGACCTGGCGGCGGGGTGTGCGGTGTTGTTGCGGGCGATGCTGGCAGCGTCGGAGGCGATTGCCAGTGGGCGGTTGGCGGCGTAG
- a CDS encoding crotonase/enoyl-CoA hydratase family protein, with product MTEYSAFKVELTDSIAHVQINRPEKVNAMNAAFWEEIIDIFQWVDDTDAVRAVVISGAGKHFSAGIDLMMLASLAGQLGKDVGRNARLLRSTILRLQASFNAVDKCRKPVLAAVQGYCIGGAIDLISACDMRYCSQDAQFSIKEIDMGMAADVGTLQRLPRIIGDGIMRELAFTGRNVEADEALRIGLVNRVYDDQAALLDGVFAIAREIAAKSPIAVAGTKEMLSYMRDHRIDDGLEYIATWNAAMLQSEDLRVAVAAHMSKQKPTFAD from the coding sequence GTGACCGAGTACAGCGCGTTCAAGGTTGAACTGACTGATAGCATCGCCCACGTCCAGATCAACCGCCCCGAGAAAGTCAACGCGATGAACGCTGCCTTCTGGGAGGAGATCATCGACATCTTCCAGTGGGTCGACGACACCGATGCGGTGCGCGCCGTCGTCATTAGCGGTGCGGGCAAGCATTTCTCTGCCGGCATCGACCTGATGATGCTGGCCTCGCTGGCCGGCCAGTTGGGCAAGGACGTTGGCCGTAATGCGCGCTTGTTGCGCAGCACCATCCTGCGCCTGCAGGCGTCGTTCAATGCCGTCGACAAATGCCGCAAGCCGGTGCTGGCGGCAGTCCAGGGCTACTGCATTGGGGGCGCCATCGACCTCATCTCGGCGTGCGACATGCGCTACTGCAGCCAAGATGCGCAGTTCTCGATCAAGGAAATCGACATGGGCATGGCCGCCGATGTCGGCACGCTGCAACGTTTGCCACGTATCATTGGCGACGGCATCATGCGCGAGCTGGCATTCACCGGGCGCAACGTCGAGGCCGATGAGGCGCTGCGCATCGGCCTGGTCAACCGGGTCTATGATGATCAGGCCGCGCTGCTTGACGGGGTCTTTGCCATCGCCCGTGAGATTGCCGCAAAATCGCCGATCGCCGTGGCCGGCACCAAGGAAATGCTCAGCTACATGCGTGACCATCGCATTGACGATGGCCTTGAATACATCGCCACCTGGAACGCCGCGATGCTGCAGTCTGAAGACCTGCGCGTGGCCGTGGCGGCGCACATGAGCAAACAGAAACCGACGTTCGCCGACTGA